In one Sphingomonas sp. AP4-R1 genomic region, the following are encoded:
- a CDS encoding oligogalacturonate lyase family protein, with product MTGGDLALTRRALLGAGAVVLASGASGVTPPVTGDAPVEWIDPKTGHRITRLSGDEGGSKPYFYRNCFTPQGDLMVFSTEAGIATVDLKTLKRRLVVADAKADLLFASRRARKAYYSVSDPGDGQPTDRPRTFFTVDLDSGRSTRIGRIEQGQVGAVNADETLLVGTVAYGDQPLQPDVADPRNRKLGQAEYAANGPDGKPLNFAKAKGVRMLQRWAARVPMDLFVLDLRTGERRVVHKAHDWLNHPQFSPTDPGQIIFSHEGPWHRVTRMWRIRTDGSGLEPLHRRTMNMEIWGHEFFSPDGKWVWYDLQTPRGQVFWVAGIELVTGRRVWQRVERNDWSVHYNIAPDQTLFAGDGGDADMVAHAPDGKWIVLFRPEPIVDADEAVYDAGLVTPQTCRSERLVDMSRHDYRLEPNLCFTPDGKGLVFVSNMHGRNHVYRVDVARA from the coding sequence GTGACAGGGGGCGATCTCGCGCTGACGCGGCGGGCCTTGCTGGGTGCGGGGGCCGTAGTGCTGGCCTCGGGCGCATCCGGGGTGACGCCTCCGGTGACGGGGGATGCGCCGGTCGAATGGATCGATCCCAAGACCGGACATCGCATCACGCGCCTCTCGGGCGACGAGGGCGGCAGCAAGCCCTATTTCTACCGCAACTGCTTCACGCCGCAGGGCGATCTGATGGTTTTCTCCACTGAGGCGGGGATTGCCACGGTCGATCTGAAGACGCTGAAGCGCCGGCTGGTGGTGGCCGATGCGAAGGCCGATCTGCTGTTCGCCAGCCGACGCGCGCGCAAGGCCTATTACAGCGTCTCCGATCCCGGTGACGGCCAGCCGACCGATCGGCCGCGCACCTTCTTCACCGTCGATCTCGACAGCGGCCGCAGCACGCGCATCGGCCGGATCGAGCAGGGGCAGGTGGGCGCGGTCAATGCCGACGAGACCCTGCTGGTCGGCACCGTGGCCTATGGCGACCAGCCGCTGCAGCCCGACGTGGCCGATCCGCGCAACCGCAAGCTGGGGCAGGCCGAATATGCCGCCAACGGCCCGGACGGAAAGCCGCTCAACTTCGCCAAGGCCAAGGGCGTGCGGATGCTGCAGCGCTGGGCGGCGCGCGTGCCGATGGACTTGTTCGTGCTGGATCTGCGCACCGGCGAACGGCGCGTGGTCCACAAGGCCCATGACTGGCTCAACCATCCCCAATTCTCGCCCACCGATCCGGGCCAGATCATCTTCTCGCACGAGGGGCCGTGGCATCGCGTGACGCGGATGTGGCGCATCCGCACGGACGGCTCCGGCCTCGAACCGCTCCACCGGCGGACGATGAACATGGAGATATGGGGGCACGAATTCTTCAGCCCCGACGGGAAATGGGTCTGGTACGATCTGCAGACGCCGCGCGGGCAGGTCTTCTGGGTGGCGGGGATCGAGCTGGTGACGGGGCGCCGTGTGTGGCAGCGGGTCGAGCGCAACGACTGGTCGGTCCATTACAACATCGCGCCCGACCAGACCCTGTTCGCGGGCGACGGCGGCGACGCCGACATGGTGGCGCACGCGCCCGACGGGAAATGGATCGTGCTGTTCCGGCCCGAGCCGATCGTGGATGCGGACGAGGCGGTCTATGATGCGGGCCTCGTCACGCCGCAAACTTGCCGGAGCGAGCGGCTCGTCGACATGAGCCGTCACGATTACCGATTAGAGCCGAACCTGTGCTTCACGCCGGACGGCAAAGGACTGGTGTTCGTGTCGAACATGCATGGCCGCAATCATGTTTACCGGGTGGATGTGGCGCGGGCATGA
- a CDS encoding glycoside hydrolase family 105 protein — MRMKESKVLRRTIGLTLALATMALPVAAQAEPTCVATLGADPAWRDVPARPDLRFDPAKLPDRAQVMSALDYVAAAQIADMACRPLPLATGGALDSASSNWVAAAFYVGAERLARENRDPRVLRFLSAVAEHYNYAFRGARLTKTLLNADDLAIGDLYAELYARRRQPGTLVPLRQRADVQVPYLTRKEPGEGLIWWWSDALFMAPPVLARLSALTGDPRYLQAMDAEWRRTAAVLWDEKQSLIARDARFKQGAKGRRETLFWSRGNGWTLAGLARVIEAMPADYAGRAFYVDLFRKLAIRVAGLQQADGLWSNSLLDRAAFPEPETSGSGFFVYGLAWGVNHGLLDRAKMLPVITRGWAGLNDHVLPSGLVGAAQKTGDQPAHVAPGDVGPYATGAYLLAGVEVARLGAPVRALPEPEPARDDAATIAATTPMPPPPATVVGDAELARRAEEMRAVEALSYDPDREAVTPARNR, encoded by the coding sequence ATGAGGATGAAGGAGAGCAAGGTTTTGCGACGGACGATCGGGCTGACCTTGGCCCTGGCGACGATGGCGCTTCCGGTGGCGGCTCAAGCCGAGCCTACCTGCGTGGCGACGCTGGGCGCCGATCCGGCGTGGCGCGACGTGCCCGCCCGGCCCGATCTGCGCTTCGATCCCGCGAAGCTCCCCGATCGGGCGCAGGTGATGTCCGCGCTGGACTATGTTGCCGCCGCGCAGATCGCGGACATGGCCTGCCGACCGCTGCCGCTCGCGACTGGAGGGGCATTGGACAGTGCCTCCTCCAACTGGGTGGCGGCCGCTTTCTATGTGGGCGCCGAGCGGCTGGCGCGCGAGAATCGCGATCCGCGCGTGCTGCGGTTTCTCAGCGCGGTGGCCGAGCATTACAATTATGCGTTCCGGGGCGCGCGCCTGACCAAGACGTTGCTCAACGCGGACGATCTGGCGATCGGCGATCTCTATGCCGAACTCTATGCGCGCCGCCGCCAGCCGGGCACGTTGGTGCCGCTGCGCCAGCGCGCGGATGTTCAGGTGCCGTATCTGACCCGGAAGGAGCCGGGCGAGGGGCTGATCTGGTGGTGGAGCGATGCCCTGTTCATGGCGCCGCCGGTGCTGGCGCGCCTGTCCGCGCTGACGGGCGATCCCCGCTATCTGCAGGCGATGGATGCCGAGTGGCGGCGCACGGCGGCCGTGCTGTGGGACGAGAAGCAGTCGCTGATCGCACGCGATGCCCGCTTCAAGCAGGGCGCGAAGGGCCGGCGCGAGACTTTGTTCTGGTCGCGCGGCAATGGCTGGACGCTGGCGGGGCTCGCCCGCGTGATCGAGGCGATGCCGGCCGATTATGCGGGCCGCGCTTTCTATGTCGATCTGTTCCGCAAGCTCGCGATCCGCGTGGCGGGGCTGCAGCAGGCCGACGGCCTCTGGTCGAACAGCCTGCTCGACCGCGCGGCCTTTCCGGAGCCCGAGACGTCGGGATCGGGCTTCTTCGTCTATGGGCTGGCGTGGGGCGTGAATCACGGCCTGCTGGACCGCGCGAAGATGCTGCCCGTCATCACGCGCGGCTGGGCGGGGCTGAACGATCATGTGCTGCCCTCGGGCCTCGTCGGTGCGGCGCAGAAGACGGGCGACCAGCCCGCGCATGTCGCGCCCGGTGACGTGGGGCCTTATGCGACCGGCGCCTATCTGCTCGCCGGGGTGGAGGTGGCGCGGCTGGGCGCGCCCGTCCGCGCGCTGCCTGAGCCGGAGCCCGCCAGGGACGATGCCGCGACGATCGCGGCCACCACGCCGATGCCGCCGCCTCCCGCCACGGTGGTGGGTGACGCCGAATTGGCACGGCGCGCCGAGGAAATGCGCGCGGTGGAAGCATTGTCCTATGATCCCGATCGCGAGGCCGTTACGCCCGCCCGAAATAGGTGA
- a CDS encoding glycoside hydrolase family 28 protein: MTAVPASRFTRRGFAVSALSVIAWPQAARAVAPKSGQVSILRFGARADGRTVNTKAIQAAIDKVAAGGGGTVTVPKGVFVSGALFLKPGVNLHLDKGAVLRCSTDMSHFPVQRTRIEGHFEPRFNPALINAKDCDGLTISGEGTLDGAGRPIWDEFWRRRNAAPDPHNFPNLSVARARLAFIESSRGVTIEGVTFKDSQFWNLHLYRCEEVTVRRARFKVPDDYKQAPSTDGIDLDSCRKVTIEGCFFSVTDDCIAAKGSKGPHALEDRDSPPVEAIRVRDCTFRRGHGVMTLGSEATLVRDVVVENCRVVGPVNVAVLKLRADTPQHYEDIHFRNITLEAEGAAILFVQPWSQYTDLKGAAPPRSVVRNVTLSGIKGRFGAFGVVKPNPGQTEISGIALEDIDVTLDKPQLETAGSPGITFRHVVVNGKPVSA; encoded by the coding sequence ATGACTGCCGTGCCCGCAAGCCGCTTCACCCGTCGCGGCTTCGCCGTCTCCGCGCTGTCGGTGATCGCCTGGCCGCAGGCGGCGCGGGCGGTGGCGCCCAAGTCCGGACAGGTCTCGATCCTGCGCTTCGGCGCGCGGGCGGACGGCAGGACGGTCAACACGAAAGCGATCCAGGCCGCGATCGACAAGGTCGCGGCGGGCGGCGGCGGCACGGTGACCGTGCCCAAGGGCGTGTTCGTGAGCGGCGCCCTGTTCCTGAAGCCGGGCGTGAACCTGCATCTCGACAAGGGCGCGGTGCTGCGCTGCTCGACCGACATGAGCCACTTCCCCGTTCAGCGCACGCGGATCGAGGGGCATTTCGAACCGCGCTTCAATCCGGCGCTGATCAACGCCAAGGATTGTGACGGGCTGACCATTTCGGGCGAGGGCACGCTGGACGGGGCCGGTCGACCGATCTGGGACGAATTCTGGCGGCGGCGCAATGCCGCGCCCGATCCGCACAATTTCCCGAACCTGAGCGTGGCGCGCGCCCGGCTGGCCTTCATCGAAAGCTCGCGCGGGGTGACGATCGAGGGCGTCACCTTCAAGGATTCGCAATTCTGGAATCTCCACCTCTATCGCTGCGAGGAGGTGACGGTGCGCCGCGCGCGCTTCAAGGTGCCGGACGATTACAAGCAGGCGCCCAGCACCGACGGCATCGATCTGGACAGCTGCCGCAAGGTGACGATCGAGGGCTGCTTCTTCTCCGTCACCGACGATTGCATCGCGGCCAAGGGATCGAAGGGGCCGCACGCGCTGGAGGATCGCGACAGCCCGCCGGTGGAGGCGATCCGCGTGCGCGACTGCACCTTCCGGCGCGGACATGGCGTGATGACGTTGGGCAGCGAGGCCACTTTGGTGCGCGACGTCGTGGTCGAGAATTGCCGCGTGGTGGGGCCGGTCAATGTCGCGGTGCTGAAGCTGCGCGCGGATACGCCCCAGCATTATGAGGATATCCACTTCCGGAACATCACGCTGGAAGCGGAGGGCGCGGCGATCCTGTTCGTCCAGCCCTGGTCGCAATATACCGATCTGAAGGGCGCCGCGCCGCCAAGGTCGGTCGTCCGCAACGTCACGCTGAGCGGCATCAAGGGGCGCTTCGGCGCGTTCGGCGTGGTGAAGCCCAATCCGGGCCAGACGGAGATTTCCGGCATCGCGCTGGAGGATATCGACGTGACGCTGGACAAGCCGCAGTTGGAAACGGCGGGCTCTCCGGGCATCACGTTCCGCCATGTCGTCGTGAACGGGAAGCCCGTTTCGGCCTGA